The nucleotide sequence ATTCTCTTTCATTAAATATCTGCTATCAAAAGATTGATTTTTCACTTTTTACTGATATTTGATTTCCCTTTCTATAGATAGAGGGGACTGCTCGTAACTTTTCTTTACATTGCTTAATAACAAGCAACACACGAATTCAAACCGGAGCTTAAACAATGACTAATACACCAAAAACCGCCAATCCCTACGAGACTCAATTTCAACGCAAATATAGTGAGTTTGCTACTAAATTTGAGTTTGGCTCAAACCCCAGCGCTGAAATTTGGAATGGTCGTTTAGCGATGGTAGGGTTTTTGATTGCACTGATTGTTGAATTGACCACTGGTGAAAAGTTTATTAACTTCTTGGGTTTCTAATCACTTAAGTTGCTAGTTGCAAATCATCGGACAAGTAGGGTGCGTAACGAAAGCTATAATATCTCAATGGTTAGTCAAAAGTGGGGTTACGCACCCTACACTAAATTAAATAATAACTAGCAAAACGATCGCAATGATAAAACAATTAATGCAGCCAGTTTTAACTAGGGCTTTGAGATTATTTTTGGCGATCGCACTTTTCACTTGTGCATTACCAAACCTTGCTTTTGCCCAGTCCGCTAGCGACGCTTTTCGCACCGCTTACGAAAATCGCTATACCTGGGATGAAGATTTCCCCGGCTATTCCGCTGAAGTGTCAATTAATTATCAGGGACAACTCGACCAAGGAATAGTTCGCGTCAAACCAGATTTGACTGTAGAAGCGATCGATATCGATCGGGATGAGGCGCGGGAATTTGTGGTTAATCAATTAAAAATGGAAGTAATTCACCGCCGCCGAGTTCCTTTTGATAAAATTCACGAACCAGATAGTTTTCAATTAGAAGGTAAAGATACATCGGGAGCTTGGAAAATTCGCGAAGTGGGAGATGAAATGAACTCCCATTATAAAGTGAAAAATAACATGATTACCCAAGTAAATCGGGTAATGGGAGAAGTGGCTGTGACTGTT is from Leptolyngbyaceae cyanobacterium and encodes:
- a CDS encoding chlorophyll a/b-binding protein; this encodes MTNTPKTANPYETQFQRKYSEFATKFEFGSNPSAEIWNGRLAMVGFLIALIVELTTGEKFINFLGF
- a CDS encoding DUF3386 family protein encodes the protein MIKQLMQPVLTRALRLFLAIALFTCALPNLAFAQSASDAFRTAYENRYTWDEDFPGYSAEVSINYQGQLDQGIVRVKPDLTVEAIDIDRDEAREFVVNQLKMEVIHRRRVPFDKIHEPDSFQLEGKDTSGAWKIREVGDEMNSHYKVKNNMITQVNRVMGEVAVTVNTIGTAKTPEGYLVTHFQTIIRDAETNEVLEKEDVRDFHEKIGKYYLLTNREIRTTEAENPDAKLVPDTLVRFNDVQPL